The genomic segment TCACGACGCAGGCGACGGTGAACCGTCTCGTTGAGGTCGCCAGAGGCAGTGACGCGGCGGCGGTTGCTCTGGTGCAGCCGATTGCGCCCCCCGAACGCCCTGTTGACTGGCTCGGGGCGATGGTGAAAGGGGGGCGTGTGGAGTATGTGGAAGGGCATAGCCGTGACTGCACGCATCGCCTGTGCGGGATATACGCCTTTTCGCCCGCCGCTATCTCCGCTATCCAGAATAACCCCGGCATCATGACGCAGGTTCCTGTGGGGGGAATGCCCCCAATAGAGGCGGAGCTGGCGCAGAGCGTGCAAACCCTGCTGGACGACGGCAGCGAGGTGCTGGCGGTAGAGGCAGAAGGCTACTTTGTGGATATGGACAAGCCCTGGCACATCCTGGAGGCGAATCGCCGCGCGCTGGACGAGATGAGCCGCAACCTCACGGAAAGCTGTATCCATCCCACGGCGCGTGTGCATGACGGCGCGGAGATACGGGGCTTTGTAGTGGTGGGCGAGGGCAGCGAGGTCGGCAACCGTGTG from the Anaerolineae bacterium genome contains:
- a CDS encoding nucleotidyl transferase; this translates as MNRLVEVARGSDAAAVALVQPIAPPERPVDWLGAMVKGGRVEYVEGHSRDCTHRLCGIYAFSPAAISAIQNNPGIMTQVPVGGMPPIEAELAQSVQTLLDDGSEVLAVEAEGYFVDMDKPWHILEANRRALDEMSRNLTESCIHPTARVHDGAEIRGFVVVGEGSEVGNRV